The Cucumis melo cultivar AY chromosome 6, USDA_Cmelo_AY_1.0, whole genome shotgun sequence genome includes a region encoding these proteins:
- the LOC103483454 gene encoding uncharacterized protein At1g28695-like isoform X2, whose product MDFPPKKPPLVESLHYSSGDELDFALEKAAMANKTVVIAVINKAYADQGVRDDTTMLDVFLSSFWLGEDTRKLLDHLLLVAVDQTAYDRCRFQRLNCFKLETEGVDFGGEKLYMSEEFIKMMWKRTLFLLEVLKRGYSFIFTDTDVMWLRDPFSKLSKDETEDLQISTDHFNGNPWSQSNPINTGFYFVRSNNRTIALFDKWYSMKNITAGQKEQDVLFHLIRGGIFRQLNLKVRFLNTLFFSGFCQKSSDFHQVSTVHANCCRTIVAKINDLRATLGDWKRFRKSTNASEIFWWTDHVGCKRSWKH is encoded by the exons aTGGATTTCCCGCCCAAGAAACCTCCTCTC GTTGAATCACTCCATTATTCTTCTGGTGATGAACTTGATTTTGCGTTAGAGAAAGCGGCTATGGCGAATAAGACAGTTGTAATTGCTGTGATAAACAAGGCGTATGCCGATCAAGGTGTTAGAGATGATACTACAATGCTTGATGTGTTTCTTAGTAGTTTTTGGTTGGGAGAAGATACTCGAAAATTGCTTGATCATCTTCTTCTTGTTGCTGTTGATCAAACGGCGTATGATCGTTGCCGATTCCAGCGGTTGAATTGCTTCAAATTGGAGACGGAAGGAGTTGATTTCGGTGGAGAGAAGCTATATATGTCTGAGGAATTTATCAAAATGATGTGGAAAAGAACTCTGTTCCTTCTCGAAGTTCTTAAGCGCGGTTACAGTTTCATTTTCACG GATACAGACGTAATGTGGCTAAGGGATCCATTTTCGAAGCTAAGCAAAGACGAAACAGAAGATCTTCAAATCAGCACGGATCATTTCAATGGAAATCCATGGTCTCAATCCAATCCCATCAACACCGGCTTCTACTTCGTTCGATCCAACAACAGAACCATTGCTCTCTTCGACAAATGGTATTCCATGAAGAACATCACCGCCGGTCAGAAAGAACAGGACGTTCTCTTCCATCTCATCCGTGGTGGCATCTTCCGGCAACTCAATCTCAAGGTTAGGTTTCTAAACACACTCTTTTTCAGCGGGTTTTGTCAGAAGAGTAGTGATTTTCATCAAGTTTCCACTGTTCATGCCAATTGTTGCCGGACCATTGTTGCTAAGATCAACGATCTTAGGGCTACGCTCGGCGATTGGAAACGGTTTAGAAAATCGACGAATGCGTCCGAGATTTTCTGGTGGACGGATCATGTCGGATGTAAGAGATCTTGGAAACATTGA
- the LOC103483454 gene encoding uncharacterized protein At1g28695-like isoform X1 yields the protein MDFPPKKPPLVTYAFLLLFFIASFLLILAPSSSLNPLLFFPSTFQCNRLNSVESLHYSSGDELDFALEKAAMANKTVVIAVINKAYADQGVRDDTTMLDVFLSSFWLGEDTRKLLDHLLLVAVDQTAYDRCRFQRLNCFKLETEGVDFGGEKLYMSEEFIKMMWKRTLFLLEVLKRGYSFIFTDTDVMWLRDPFSKLSKDETEDLQISTDHFNGNPWSQSNPINTGFYFVRSNNRTIALFDKWYSMKNITAGQKEQDVLFHLIRGGIFRQLNLKVRFLNTLFFSGFCQKSSDFHQVSTVHANCCRTIVAKINDLRATLGDWKRFRKSTNASEIFWWTDHVGCKRSWKH from the exons aTGGATTTCCCGCCCAAGAAACCTCCTCTCGTAACTTATGCATTTCTCTTACTCTTTTTCATCGCTTCATTTCTTCTCATTCTTGCTCCTTCTTCCTCTCTCAATCCTCTCCTCTTTTTCCCCTCAACTTTCCAATGCAATCGCTTAAATTCC GTTGAATCACTCCATTATTCTTCTGGTGATGAACTTGATTTTGCGTTAGAGAAAGCGGCTATGGCGAATAAGACAGTTGTAATTGCTGTGATAAACAAGGCGTATGCCGATCAAGGTGTTAGAGATGATACTACAATGCTTGATGTGTTTCTTAGTAGTTTTTGGTTGGGAGAAGATACTCGAAAATTGCTTGATCATCTTCTTCTTGTTGCTGTTGATCAAACGGCGTATGATCGTTGCCGATTCCAGCGGTTGAATTGCTTCAAATTGGAGACGGAAGGAGTTGATTTCGGTGGAGAGAAGCTATATATGTCTGAGGAATTTATCAAAATGATGTGGAAAAGAACTCTGTTCCTTCTCGAAGTTCTTAAGCGCGGTTACAGTTTCATTTTCACG GATACAGACGTAATGTGGCTAAGGGATCCATTTTCGAAGCTAAGCAAAGACGAAACAGAAGATCTTCAAATCAGCACGGATCATTTCAATGGAAATCCATGGTCTCAATCCAATCCCATCAACACCGGCTTCTACTTCGTTCGATCCAACAACAGAACCATTGCTCTCTTCGACAAATGGTATTCCATGAAGAACATCACCGCCGGTCAGAAAGAACAGGACGTTCTCTTCCATCTCATCCGTGGTGGCATCTTCCGGCAACTCAATCTCAAGGTTAGGTTTCTAAACACACTCTTTTTCAGCGGGTTTTGTCAGAAGAGTAGTGATTTTCATCAAGTTTCCACTGTTCATGCCAATTGTTGCCGGACCATTGTTGCTAAGATCAACGATCTTAGGGCTACGCTCGGCGATTGGAAACGGTTTAGAAAATCGACGAATGCGTCCGAGATTTTCTGGTGGACGGATCATGTCGGATGTAAGAGATCTTGGAAACATTGA
- the LOC103483456 gene encoding uncharacterized protein LOC103483456 encodes MGRRQRDAVRGVCALAIVFLMGISSCFMVYRCLIGSIRPTSVEVSSTSDFVNDGGVLKSGEHNEECCGGIDHLELWGDAVKWGSDFKLSSSRECCLACKAMCDDQSGLCRCNSWVFCGDSKACGPHSGECWLKKQKDILSPDIRASGDQVMWTSGLMFGKIEGIIRMETEYGSFRIKLFPDCAPYSVNFILELLASSSCIGCQFHRAESRGSFWFSNGDHIDNAPYGPPFALIQGTLEAHGVMFKKKPWEDCPAIRRGSIAWVGSGPEFFISLANHDEWRKAYTVFGSVLPEDMELVEKIAQLPTKSENWHNINVSVLEKPIPFRLKRTKTEL; translated from the exons ATGGGCCGGAGGCAAAGGGACGCCGTCCGTGGTGTTTGTGCGCTTGCAATCGTCTTCCTCATGGGCATTTCTTCCTGCTTTATGGTCTATCGGTGCTTGATTGGGTCTATTCGGCCGACTTCCGTCGAGGTTTCTTCTACTTCGGATTTTGTTAATGATGGTGGTGTTTTGAAGAGTGGGGAGCACAACGAAGAGTGTTGCGGAGGTATTGATCATTTGGAGTTGTGGGGAGATGCTGTGAAATGGGGTTCTGATTTTAAGCTCAGTTCGTCGAGGGAATGTTGTTTGGCCTGCAAAGCCATGTGTGATGATCAAAGTGGACTGTGTCGGTGTAATTCTTGGGTGTTCTGTGGTGATTCCAAGGCTTGCGGACCACATTCTGGTGAG TGCTGGTTGAAGAAACAAAAGGATATTTTGAGCCCTGACATAAGAGCCTCAGGAGATCAAGTCATGTGGACTTCTGGCCTCATGTTTGGGAAAATTGAG GGAATAATTCGCATGGAGACAGAGTATGGGTCCTTTCGCATTAAG CTTTTTCCTGACTGCGCTCCTTATTCTGTGAACTTCATTCTCGAGCTCCTAGCATCGAGTTCTTGTATTGGTTGCCAATTCCATCGTGCTGAAAGTCGCGGAAGCTTCTGGTTTTCCAATGGGGATCATATCGACAAT GCTCCATATGGTCCTCCTTTTGCTCTAATCCAAGGAACTCTTGAAGCACATGGAGTCATGTTCAAGAAGAAACCATGGGAAGATTGTCCAGCCATTAGAAGAGGATCAATTGCTTGGGTTGGTTCTGGCCCGGAATTTTTTATCAGCCTCGCCAACCACGACGAATGGCGGAAGGCGTACACCGTGTTTGGTTCTGTTCTTCCAGAAGACATGGAATTGGTGGAGAAAATAGCACAGCTTCCTACAAAATCGGAGAATTGGCATAACATAAATGTCTCTGTTTTGGAGAAACCTATTCCTTTTCGATTGAAAAGAACGAAGACTGaactataa